The following coding sequences lie in one Arachis ipaensis cultivar K30076 chromosome B03, Araip1.1, whole genome shotgun sequence genomic window:
- the LOC107629604 gene encoding uncharacterized protein LOC107629604, with product MAYGDRNRGSSVFDGFTLNPLPYPVLLILALILIFLGVSWYFSYEEVVESAQVQLGWLQFDTPVVLILIVRWLSSMENTEWFSGWDRRRRTTQGSSEGSSPWGVAALIVVLLILMQYQSIFHDNWFV from the coding sequence ATGGCTTATGGTGATAGAAACAGAGGATCCTCTGTTTTTGATGGGTTCACTCTGAACCCCCTGCCATATCCTGTTCTGCTGATCCTAGCACTGATCCTAATCTTCCTTGGAGTTTCATGGTACTTTTCATATGAAGAAGTTGTTGAAAGTGCTCAAGTGCAATTGGGGTGGTTACAATTTGACACTCCAGTTGTGCTTATACTCATAGTTCGTTGGTTGTCATCAATGGAAAACACTGAGTGGTTCTCCGGTTGGGACAGACGCCGGAGAACCACCCAGGGATCCTCGGAGGGGAGCTCGCCATGGGGTGTGGCTGCCTTGATTGTTGTGTTGCTTATATTGATGCAATATCAATCCATCTTTCATGATAActggtttgtttga
- the LOC110269359 gene encoding uncharacterized protein LOC110269359 has translation MIQESYNGGRATQGHSTSGYGSGYGRGQYGRGNYSQGRNYSQFSQSNKPQCQICDKIGHTAKTCWYRYSEEQYDAGYNEEGYNNQITQPKANYSNVLATPATIQDPNWYLDSGATHHMTHDEQNLMEKEEYGGNEQVVIGNGTGKQESYSSREC, from the exons ATGATTCAAGAATCATATAATGGAGGCAGAGCAACACAAGGTCACTCCACATCTGGCTATGGAAGTGGCTATGGAAGGGGGCAGTATGGAAGAGGAAACTATAGCCAGGGAAGAAATTACTCTCAATTTTCTCAATCTAATAAGCCACAATGCCAGATCTGCGATAAAATAGGACACACAGCAAAGACATGCTGGTATAGGTATAGTGAGGAACAGTATGATGCAGGTTACAATGAAGAAGGCTACAACAATCAGATCACTCAACCCAAGGCCAACTATAGTAATGTGCTGGCAACTCCAGCAACCATTCAGGATCCGAACTGGTACCTTGATTCAGGTGCTACACACCACATGACACATGATGAGCAGAATCTGATGGAGAAGGAGGAGTATGGAGGAAATGAGCAAGTTGTGATAGGCAACGGAACAG GAAAACAAGAAAGTTATTCTTCAAGGGAATGTTGA